In Candidatus Nitronauta litoralis, one DNA window encodes the following:
- a CDS encoding LysR family transcriptional regulator has translation MKRLPNFNHLYYFWTIAQEGSIKKASQKLNLTQPGLSGQLKNLEDYFGKKLFDRKVRKLILNDVGKIALEYCNNIFGLAEEMEFAVNQIKPRKQTLIRIGVLPSLSSTHIHDFVVPLWKDKSVLVSVVENNLSELLYQLENRTLEIVLSDREVHKKKGIFSYRLRPRKIIAVGNESYAYARKGFPKSLDNLPMIQLTGHSQIRREIDHFLNEQNIRPKVIGEADDVTLLRLGAIRGNGVAVLPENTVNEAISQGLLCKLGELKNVKSDMWALARSDSTKINVVKKTINKFISKP, from the coding sequence ATGAAGCGTCTGCCTAATTTCAATCATCTTTATTACTTCTGGACGATTGCCCAGGAGGGGTCTATAAAAAAGGCAAGTCAGAAATTGAACCTCACTCAACCCGGATTGAGCGGCCAATTGAAAAACCTGGAAGATTACTTTGGGAAAAAACTGTTCGACAGAAAAGTCCGAAAACTAATATTGAATGATGTAGGCAAAATAGCACTGGAATACTGTAACAATATATTTGGACTTGCAGAGGAGATGGAATTTGCGGTCAACCAGATCAAGCCTAGAAAACAAACATTGATCCGAATTGGTGTTCTGCCTTCCCTGTCCTCCACTCATATACACGATTTTGTCGTACCGCTATGGAAAGACAAGTCTGTTCTGGTAAGTGTTGTCGAAAATAATTTAAGCGAATTACTGTATCAGCTTGAAAACCGGACTCTGGAAATTGTTTTAAGTGATCGTGAGGTCCATAAAAAGAAGGGAATCTTCAGTTATCGATTGCGGCCTCGAAAAATCATCGCTGTAGGAAATGAGAGCTATGCGTATGCCCGAAAAGGGTTCCCCAAATCACTCGACAATTTACCCATGATTCAATTGACAGGCCACAGTCAGATTCGCCGAGAAATCGATCACTTCCTCAATGAGCAGAATATTCGCCCCAAGGTGATTGGAGAGGCCGATGACGTCACCCTCCTGCGACTGGGAGCTATCCGTGGAAATGGGGTTGCCGTTCTTCCTGAAAATACGGTAAACGAAGCCATCAGTCAGGGTCTCCTTTGCAAGCTGGGGGAATTGAAGAATGTAAAATCGGATATGTGGGCCCTCGCACGCTCAGATTCAACCAAAATAAACGTCGTAAAGAAAACAATTAATAAATTTATATCCAAACCCTGA
- a CDS encoding N-acetylglutaminylglutamine amidotransferase: MCGICGEIRFDGQPANVNRVARMVEKLAPRGPDASGQFSQNNVALGHRRLKVIDLSDASQQPMVDPHLGLALVFNGIIYNYAELREELETIGYRFFSRGDSEVIIKAYHAWGERFAERLQGMFAIALWERKSGRMILARDRLGIKPLYLNSGKNLLRFASSLPALLEGGGVDTAIDPIALHHYMTLHAVVPAPFTLLKGVRKLPPASILVIEPDGKERLTNYWSLEFGMRPQDEELRVEDWKELLLNSLRLAVRRRLVADVPVGVLLSGGLDSSLIVGLLAEAGQTHLNTFSIGFEDVNNEKGNEFSYSDLIARHFNTEHHKIFIQSESVLNEMTDCVQAMSEPMVSHDNIGFYLLSREVSRHMKVVQSGQGADEVFGGYFWYQEMDCNMSPTKAYSRAFFDRTHEEYCQIVHPDLTGDDYSTRLVEMFFQQPDIRNPVDKALKLDTQVMLVDDPVKRVDNMTMAWGLEARVPFLDHELVELAARMPPDLKIKGDGKWILKEVAREIIPSAVIDRPKGYFPVPGLKYIRGEYLSFMRELMESPQARQRGIFNQDYVATLLKNPEEHITPLQGSKLWQVALLEFWLQTHNIK, encoded by the coding sequence ATGTGCGGAATTTGTGGAGAAATCAGGTTCGATGGTCAACCTGCAAACGTGAACCGTGTGGCCCGGATGGTGGAGAAACTGGCTCCACGAGGCCCGGATGCTTCCGGTCAATTTTCCCAGAACAATGTGGCCCTGGGGCACCGTCGCCTGAAAGTCATCGACTTGAGCGATGCCTCGCAGCAACCCATGGTGGACCCCCATTTGGGGCTGGCCCTGGTGTTTAATGGAATTATTTACAATTACGCCGAACTACGCGAGGAGTTGGAAACTATCGGATATAGGTTTTTCAGCCGGGGCGACAGCGAGGTCATTATCAAGGCCTATCATGCCTGGGGTGAACGTTTTGCAGAACGGCTGCAAGGTATGTTTGCCATCGCATTATGGGAGCGCAAATCTGGTCGAATGATTTTGGCCCGGGATCGTTTGGGAATCAAACCACTCTATCTGAATTCCGGAAAAAATCTCCTGCGTTTTGCTTCCAGTCTTCCCGCCTTACTGGAAGGGGGGGGAGTTGATACAGCCATCGACCCCATTGCACTTCACCATTACATGACCCTTCACGCTGTGGTCCCGGCCCCTTTTACGTTATTGAAAGGTGTCAGAAAGCTTCCTCCTGCATCCATCCTGGTGATTGAGCCCGATGGCAAGGAAAGACTTACTAATTACTGGAGCCTTGAATTCGGTATGAGACCGCAGGATGAGGAACTGAGGGTGGAAGACTGGAAAGAGCTTCTCCTCAATTCTTTGCGCCTGGCTGTGAGAAGGCGGCTTGTTGCCGACGTTCCCGTGGGAGTCCTGTTGTCCGGTGGTCTGGATTCCAGCCTCATTGTTGGCCTGCTTGCAGAGGCTGGGCAAACCCATCTCAATACATTTTCTATCGGGTTTGAGGATGTAAATAATGAAAAGGGAAATGAATTTTCGTATTCCGACTTGATTGCCAGGCATTTCAACACGGAACACCATAAAATTTTTATTCAATCCGAATCTGTCCTGAATGAAATGACCGATTGCGTTCAGGCCATGTCCGAACCTATGGTGAGCCACGATAATATTGGTTTTTATCTGCTTTCAAGGGAAGTCTCCCGGCATATGAAAGTGGTCCAAAGTGGTCAGGGGGCGGATGAAGTATTCGGAGGTTATTTCTGGTATCAGGAAATGGATTGCAACATGTCCCCAACCAAAGCCTACTCCAGGGCATTTTTTGATCGAACTCATGAGGAATATTGTCAGATCGTGCACCCCGATTTGACAGGAGATGATTACAGCACACGGCTGGTTGAGATGTTTTTCCAGCAACCGGATATCAGAAACCCTGTGGATAAAGCCCTTAAACTCGACACCCAGGTAATGCTGGTGGATGATCCTGTCAAAAGAGTAGACAACATGACCATGGCCTGGGGACTGGAAGCGCGGGTCCCTTTCCTGGACCACGAACTTGTCGAACTGGCCGCACGAATGCCCCCCGATTTAAAGATCAAGGGAGATGGAAAATGGATTCTTAAGGAGGTGGCCAGGGAGATCATTCCTTCCGCAGTGATTGACCGTCCAAAAGGTTATTTCCCGGTTCCAGGCTTGAAATATATCCGGGGAGAATACCTGAGTTTTATGCGGGAATTGATGGAAAGTCCTCAGGCCAGGCAACGGGGGATTTTTAATCAGGATTATGTGGCAACGTTGTTAAAAAATCCTGAAGAACATATTACCCCTCTTCAGGGATCCAAGCTCTGGCAGGTGGCTCTGCTTGAGTTCTGGCTCCAGACCCACAACATCAAGTAA
- the ngg gene encoding N-acetylglutaminylglutamine synthetase, producing MLSIPNLIEKEPVAGSFTDPLSKDVVVDCGWGRLIFANTFESQKDIAEILCNEEPGKRDIAIYSKDPHVILSMAPQELFLDPSHHYRLLKKDYKPSPHMARGFTIRPCDPKRDVERINEINLSRDMVRISSSYFEKNHNPEQVLLFVAEENLSGKLLGVITCVDHRKIFQDPQNGISLWSLAVDPQASQPGIGEMLVRHSVEQFLEQGAEYIDLSVLHDNDQAISLYEKLGFLRLPQFFLKHKSAINEVLFTGPIPENRLNPYAMIIINEARRRGIGVEILDDKSNLFSLSFGGRTIHCRESLTELTSSVALQICSDKALTHRILKRNDLKVPGQILASNPAVNAEFLNRYGRIVVKPLQGEQGTGITIDLTDPQEMEHAIRRAHEVCEDVLLEEYIQGQDLRVLVIKNEVIAAAIRRPAQIAGNSRHTIRELIAKQSRRRENATGGESTIPQDEETKRCVEIAGYSFDTILQAGESLFVRKTANLHTGGTIHDVTSKLHPELIRVCLQAAKAINIPVVGFDLMIKDIQEPQYHFIEANERPGLANHEPHQTAERFMDLLFPQTTIQSRV from the coding sequence ATGCTTTCAATTCCAAATTTGATTGAGAAGGAGCCTGTTGCAGGAAGTTTTACCGACCCGTTGTCGAAAGATGTGGTCGTCGACTGTGGTTGGGGTCGTTTAATTTTCGCAAACACCTTCGAAAGCCAAAAGGATATCGCCGAAATTCTTTGCAATGAAGAACCGGGGAAAAGAGACATTGCAATTTACTCAAAAGATCCTCATGTCATCTTATCGATGGCCCCGCAGGAATTGTTTCTGGATCCTTCTCACCACTACCGCCTTTTAAAGAAGGATTACAAACCCAGCCCCCATATGGCCCGGGGATTCACCATTCGTCCATGCGATCCAAAACGTGATGTCGAAAGGATTAACGAAATAAATCTGTCCAGAGATATGGTCCGGATTTCCAGTTCTTATTTTGAAAAGAATCATAATCCGGAACAGGTCCTTCTTTTTGTTGCCGAAGAAAATTTATCCGGAAAACTTCTAGGAGTCATAACCTGTGTGGATCACAGGAAAATATTTCAAGATCCGCAAAATGGAATCAGTCTCTGGTCATTAGCCGTGGACCCTCAGGCATCACAACCTGGTATCGGTGAGATGCTGGTCCGCCACAGTGTCGAGCAGTTTTTAGAACAAGGAGCGGAATACATTGACCTGTCGGTCTTGCATGATAACGACCAGGCGATTTCCCTTTATGAAAAACTTGGGTTCTTAAGGTTGCCGCAATTTTTCCTGAAACATAAAAGCGCTATTAATGAAGTGTTGTTTACCGGACCGATTCCTGAAAACAGGTTAAACCCCTATGCCATGATCATCATCAATGAAGCCCGCCGCAGGGGAATCGGGGTGGAAATCCTGGACGACAAAAGTAATTTATTCAGTCTTTCCTTTGGCGGAAGAACCATTCATTGTCGTGAATCATTGACTGAGCTGACCAGTTCAGTGGCTCTCCAGATTTGTTCAGACAAAGCATTAACTCACAGAATCCTCAAAAGAAACGATCTCAAAGTACCAGGGCAAATCCTGGCATCGAACCCTGCGGTCAATGCTGAATTCCTAAATCGCTATGGTCGCATAGTGGTAAAACCGTTGCAGGGAGAACAGGGAACCGGAATCACGATTGATCTGACCGATCCCCAGGAAATGGAACACGCCATCCGAAGGGCACATGAAGTTTGTGAAGATGTCCTCCTTGAGGAATATATTCAGGGCCAGGATTTACGTGTGCTGGTGATTAAAAACGAAGTGATTGCTGCCGCAATTCGTCGACCAGCACAAATTGCAGGGAATAGCCGCCACACTATCCGGGAATTGATCGCAAAACAAAGTAGGCGGCGGGAAAACGCCACTGGTGGAGAAAGCACCATCCCTCAAGATGAAGAGACAAAACGTTGCGTCGAAATTGCGGGTTATAGTTTCGACACCATATTGCAGGCTGGCGAGTCCCTTTTCGTGAGGAAAACGGCAAACCTGCACACCGGCGGAACCATCCATGATGTTACCAGTAAACTCCATCCTGAACTTATCAGGGTCTGTCTGCAGGCGGCCAAGGCGATCAATATTCCAGTGGTTGGCTTTGACCTGATGATTAAGGATATTCAAGAGCCCCAATATCATTTCATAGAGGCCAACGAGCGACCCGGCCTGGCAAACCACGAACCCCACCAGACTGCGGAACGGTTTATGGACCTGTTGTTTCCTCAAACAACCATTCAAAGCAGAGTCTGA
- a CDS encoding osmoprotectant NAGGN system M42 family peptidase, protein MSNYPIDRGYLQDTLVNLLNIPSPTGRTDEIVSYVCDELTQIGIRFELTRRGAIRAELKGEQESPDRAVVAHLDTLGAMVKFLKNNGRLETVPIGTWSSRFAEGARVTMFCDDDRQLRGTLLPKKSSGHTFNEEIDTQQISWENLEVRIDKLCNSKSELECLGINVGDFIALDPGAEIIENNFIVSRYLDDKAGVAAILSAAKSIQETGLTLPVDCHLLFTISEEVGVGASHVLHGDVAELVSVDNATVAEGQNSCESGVTIAMQDSSGPFDYHLTHKLIQLCGEHGIEHSRDVFKYYRSDAASAMEAGNDIRTALLGFGLDASHGYERVHFDSLEALAKLLILYIQSPPTFKSDKHLIAPPGK, encoded by the coding sequence ATGTCAAATTACCCTATCGATAGAGGATATCTGCAGGATACCCTGGTCAACCTGTTGAATATTCCAAGCCCCACCGGAAGAACCGATGAAATTGTCAGTTACGTGTGCGATGAACTCACCCAAATCGGAATTCGTTTTGAACTGACCCGCAGAGGCGCAATTCGAGCGGAATTAAAAGGTGAACAGGAAAGCCCGGATCGGGCCGTTGTGGCTCACTTGGATACTCTGGGAGCGATGGTAAAATTCCTTAAAAATAATGGCCGCCTTGAAACCGTACCCATTGGCACCTGGTCTTCCCGGTTTGCTGAGGGGGCCCGGGTTACCATGTTTTGCGATGATGATCGACAATTGCGAGGAACCCTTCTTCCAAAGAAGTCTTCCGGCCACACTTTTAATGAAGAAATCGACACCCAGCAGATTTCGTGGGAAAACCTCGAAGTCCGCATCGATAAACTGTGTAACAGCAAAAGCGAACTTGAATGTCTCGGAATCAATGTTGGCGATTTTATTGCCCTTGATCCTGGTGCAGAAATTATTGAGAATAATTTTATCGTTTCACGCTATTTGGACGACAAGGCGGGGGTTGCGGCAATTTTATCCGCTGCAAAGTCGATCCAGGAAACCGGCTTGACTCTGCCTGTTGATTGTCACTTGTTGTTTACCATTTCAGAAGAGGTCGGAGTGGGAGCGTCCCACGTTCTTCACGGAGATGTTGCAGAACTGGTATCGGTTGACAATGCAACCGTGGCCGAAGGCCAGAACAGCTGTGAATCAGGTGTCACAATCGCCATGCAGGATTCCAGTGGACCGTTCGATTATCATCTGACCCACAAACTAATTCAGCTATGCGGAGAACATGGAATAGAACACAGCCGGGATGTTTTTAAATACTATCGGAGCGACGCCGCTTCTGCCATGGAAGCTGGAAACGATATACGGACTGCGTTGCTTGGATTCGGGCTTGATGCGTCTCATGGTTATGAACGTGTTCACTTCGATTCTCTTGAAGCCCTGGCAAAATTGCTCATCCTGTATATTCAAAGCCCTCCTACATTTAAAAGCGATAAACATCTGATCGCCCCTCCGGGCAAGTAG
- a CDS encoding lyase, producing MNPIKSIVIFTVFSMLAGIMLAVETAHAEAVSITEWKVPWDNSRPRDPHVDQKGRVWFCGQKGGFIAYLEPVSGKFKKFDLGQGAGPHNLIVDTAGFIWFAGNRNGYIGKLDPDTGNITKFEMPHKEAQDPHTLVFDRAGDIWFTVQKGNFIGKLFTQSGEVRLVEVPTRNSRPYGIWMDSRNRPWVALFGSNKIASVDPETMKLKEYELPRKDALPRRLVVTSDGMIWYGDYAQGILGRFDPKNEEFSEWPLPGGEGSGPYAMAIDHEDKVWLVETGSMPNRLVGFNTSAKKFVSITEIPESGGSVRHMMFDANKRALWFGEDTNFIGRAFIEKQE from the coding sequence ATGAATCCAATAAAAAGCATCGTAATATTTACTGTCTTTTCCATGCTGGCCGGGATCATGCTGGCTGTTGAAACCGCGCATGCGGAAGCAGTTTCAATTACAGAGTGGAAAGTGCCTTGGGATAATTCCCGGCCGCGCGATCCTCATGTCGACCAGAAAGGTCGTGTATGGTTTTGCGGGCAAAAAGGCGGTTTCATCGCGTATCTGGAACCCGTTTCCGGAAAATTCAAAAAATTCGATTTGGGCCAGGGCGCAGGGCCGCACAATCTGATTGTTGATACAGCTGGATTCATCTGGTTTGCAGGAAACCGTAACGGCTATATTGGCAAGCTTGATCCTGATACTGGCAATATCACTAAATTCGAAATGCCCCATAAAGAGGCCCAGGACCCACACACGCTGGTTTTCGATCGCGCAGGCGATATCTGGTTCACAGTCCAGAAAGGCAATTTCATCGGCAAGCTGTTTACTCAGTCGGGTGAGGTACGTCTTGTAGAGGTTCCGACTCGGAATTCCCGCCCTTATGGAATCTGGATGGATTCCCGGAATCGACCCTGGGTTGCACTTTTTGGAAGTAATAAAATCGCCAGCGTGGACCCGGAAACGATGAAACTAAAAGAATACGAACTTCCCCGAAAAGACGCTTTACCCAGGAGACTTGTGGTCACATCTGATGGGATGATCTGGTATGGAGATTACGCCCAGGGAATACTTGGAAGATTTGATCCCAAAAACGAGGAATTCAGTGAATGGCCTTTGCCCGGTGGTGAAGGTTCAGGGCCTTATGCCATGGCCATTGACCATGAAGACAAGGTATGGTTGGTCGAAACCGGGAGCATGCCAAACCGGTTGGTGGGATTTAATACTTCTGCTAAGAAATTCGTCAGCATCACGGAGATCCCGGAAAGCGGGGGATCGGTGCGTCATATGATGTTCGATGCAAATAAAAGAGCCCTGTGGTTCGGAGAGGACACGAATTTTATAGGTCGCGCCTTTATAGAAAAACAGGAATAG
- a CDS encoding multidrug efflux RND transporter permease subunit: MFSHFFINRPRFAFVISIVIVIAGLVALPQLPVSLYPRIAPPVVQVSASYPGASAAVLENTVAVPIETQVNGVEDMLYMSSNSTDSGTYTLDITFEVGTDPDMAAVNVQNRVSLATPSLPEEVNRSGVSVRKMSPEMLQIIGFNSPDKTYDQLFLSNFISINIKDVLSRVPGVSQVVIFGALDYSLRMWLDPAKMVDRGITTNDVISAIRDQNLQAAAGKVGQAPASPNQQFQYTIQAKGRLSDVSEFENIIILAKSDGSAVRIKDVARVELSSQTYETFTRLNHSPAVSFAVFQLPDANALDVAQRIRDKLAELSKNFPDDIDYTIGYDSTAFIESSLQELIETLFVALLLVILVVYVFIQDWRATLIPALAIPVSLIGTFALLLALGYSINSLTLFALVLAIGVVVDDAIVVVENVQRHLEEGLPPKEATRKAMDEVFGPVVATTLVLLAVFVPIAFMAGIPGQLYRQFSVTIAIAVSFSSLNALTLSPALCSIFLRKRETRPWFALRWFEAVFVKISSAYLFFVRLLLKGLVVSFLLFLIVGGGTYWVFNNSPTGFIPKEDQGVLFVDLQLPDGASLNRTDGITQQVEDMVATLPGVQNIVALVGRGLISGTKPNSGTVIAVLKPWAERNTPELSSDALLGRIWQMTSQIPGARAIAFTPPPIRSLGNASGFEMQLQDMRGGDPQDLSSAMRGFVFEANQTPELQNVFSTFTAEVPQITLDIDRLQAKALGIPVADIFSSLQAQLGSFYVNDFNKFGRVYRVMIQAESNYRDDPDDIGRIYVRSADGTMVPLNTLTKTSSILGPESLTRFNMYRSAKVNGSPGPGFSTGQAIESVQKLAGRVLPEGMGFEWSGMTFQEIKAGDQGPLIFALALILVYLFLVAQYESWSIPWGVIFSVPLALGGALLASREFGHNLDIYAQIGLIMLVGMASKNAILIVEFAKTLREEGKSIFDAAFTSARLRFRAVMMTAISFILGVLPLVIATGAGANSRQSLGTIVFGGMLASAIIGTLLVPSFYSMIQSLTEKLSGTKPKE, from the coding sequence ATGTTCAGTCATTTCTTTATCAACCGACCCCGCTTTGCTTTTGTCATATCGATCGTCATTGTCATTGCCGGACTGGTAGCTCTCCCTCAACTGCCGGTATCCCTTTATCCGCGAATCGCACCTCCCGTAGTCCAGGTTTCTGCAAGTTATCCCGGAGCCAGTGCTGCTGTACTCGAAAACACCGTTGCAGTTCCCATTGAAACCCAGGTCAATGGCGTGGAGGACATGCTCTATATGTCCTCAAATAGTACTGATAGTGGTACCTACACGCTGGACATCACTTTTGAGGTCGGAACTGATCCCGATATGGCAGCGGTCAATGTTCAGAACCGGGTGTCTTTGGCAACACCCTCTTTGCCAGAAGAGGTGAATCGATCCGGAGTTTCGGTCAGGAAAATGTCACCGGAGATGCTTCAGATCATTGGATTTAATTCACCTGATAAAACATACGACCAGTTATTTTTAAGTAATTTCATATCGATAAATATCAAGGATGTTCTATCCCGCGTTCCGGGAGTGAGCCAGGTGGTCATTTTTGGCGCCCTGGATTACTCATTGCGGATGTGGTTGGACCCGGCGAAGATGGTGGATCGAGGCATCACCACCAATGATGTTATTTCAGCCATCCGTGACCAGAACCTTCAAGCGGCAGCGGGAAAGGTGGGACAGGCACCGGCATCTCCCAACCAGCAATTTCAATACACCATACAAGCCAAAGGCCGGTTGTCTGATGTTTCAGAATTTGAAAATATAATTATCCTCGCCAAATCGGATGGGTCTGCGGTGAGGATAAAGGATGTTGCCCGGGTTGAGCTTAGCTCGCAAACTTATGAAACGTTTACACGTTTAAATCATTCCCCTGCAGTCAGTTTTGCAGTTTTTCAATTACCTGATGCAAACGCCCTGGATGTAGCCCAGAGAATCCGAGACAAGTTAGCTGAGTTATCGAAGAACTTTCCTGATGATATTGACTACACGATTGGTTATGACTCCACCGCTTTTATAGAAAGCTCTCTTCAGGAACTGATCGAAACACTTTTTGTAGCACTTTTGCTGGTTATTCTGGTGGTCTATGTCTTTATCCAGGATTGGCGCGCCACCCTGATTCCTGCATTAGCGATCCCGGTATCATTAATTGGGACCTTTGCCCTGTTACTTGCGTTAGGTTATTCCATAAACTCTTTGACGCTCTTTGCTCTTGTGCTGGCCATCGGTGTCGTGGTGGACGATGCCATTGTCGTCGTGGAAAACGTCCAAAGACACCTTGAAGAAGGGCTACCTCCAAAAGAAGCCACCCGCAAAGCCATGGATGAGGTGTTCGGCCCAGTGGTTGCCACCACGCTGGTTTTGCTGGCTGTATTTGTGCCGATTGCCTTCATGGCAGGCATTCCGGGCCAACTCTACCGCCAGTTTTCAGTAACCATTGCCATTGCCGTATCCTTCTCCTCGCTAAATGCGCTGACGCTTAGCCCGGCGTTATGTTCGATTTTTTTAAGAAAGAGGGAAACCAGGCCCTGGTTCGCGTTGCGTTGGTTTGAAGCTGTTTTTGTGAAAATTTCTTCTGCCTATCTGTTTTTTGTCAGGCTGCTTTTAAAGGGCCTGGTCGTGAGCTTTTTATTATTTTTGATTGTTGGCGGCGGAACCTATTGGGTTTTTAATAATTCACCAACGGGTTTTATTCCGAAGGAAGACCAGGGAGTCCTGTTTGTTGACCTTCAATTACCAGATGGTGCTTCCTTAAACAGAACCGATGGAATCACCCAGCAGGTTGAGGATATGGTGGCGACTCTTCCCGGGGTTCAGAATATTGTGGCCCTTGTTGGAAGGGGATTAATCAGTGGTACCAAGCCAAATTCGGGAACTGTTATCGCCGTACTAAAACCCTGGGCAGAACGAAACACTCCGGAACTTTCAAGTGATGCTTTACTCGGAAGAATCTGGCAAATGACAAGCCAGATACCGGGAGCACGTGCCATCGCATTCACCCCTCCGCCAATTCGCAGCCTGGGAAATGCCAGTGGTTTTGAGATGCAGCTTCAGGACATGCGTGGAGGTGATCCTCAAGATCTTTCCTCTGCCATGCGGGGGTTTGTGTTCGAGGCCAACCAAACTCCGGAATTGCAGAACGTTTTCAGCACCTTCACTGCGGAAGTTCCGCAAATCACCCTGGATATTGACCGTCTTCAGGCCAAAGCACTGGGTATCCCGGTCGCGGACATTTTTTCAAGTTTACAAGCTCAGCTTGGTTCCTTCTATGTAAACGATTTTAATAAATTCGGACGCGTCTACCGGGTCATGATACAAGCTGAATCCAACTACAGGGATGATCCTGACGATATCGGACGAATTTATGTCCGAAGTGCCGACGGCACCATGGTTCCTCTAAACACCCTGACCAAGACCTCATCCATCCTGGGACCGGAATCCCTCACACGTTTTAATATGTACCGGTCCGCAAAGGTTAATGGATCACCTGGTCCCGGATTCAGTACAGGACAAGCGATTGAATCTGTCCAGAAGTTGGCCGGGCGGGTTCTTCCCGAGGGAATGGGATTCGAATGGTCTGGCATGACCTTCCAGGAAATCAAAGCCGGGGATCAGGGTCCCTTGATTTTCGCACTTGCCTTAATCCTGGTATATTTATTTCTTGTTGCCCAGTACGAAAGCTGGTCGATTCCGTGGGGTGTTATCTTCTCTGTTCCCCTGGCCCTGGGAGGCGCGCTTCTGGCTTCTCGTGAGTTCGGGCATAACCTGGACATCTATGCACAAATTGGTTTGATCATGCTGGTAGGGATGGCATCAAAGAATGCCATCCTGATTGTGGAGTTCGCCAAAACTCTCAGGGAAGAAGGAAAATCCATTTTCGATGCGGCTTTTACATCAGCCCGACTTCGCTTCAGGGCCGTGATGATGACAGCGATCTCATTTATCCTGGGGGTCCTGCCTTTGGTTATTGCTACCGGGGCGGGGGCCAATAGTCGTCAATCTCTGGGAACCATCGTGTTCGGGGGAATGCTGGCTTCTGCCATTATCGGCACATTACTTGTCCCCTCTTTTTACAGTATGATTCAATCCCTGACAGAAAAATTAAGTGGGACCAAACCTAAGGAGTGA
- a CDS encoding efflux RND transporter periplasmic adaptor subunit, giving the protein MIQKRNSILLNKKNQFFIYLGILLTTTLMGCQQEKSAATPEPKRPPPAVTVAPVVLEKVIRTHELVGRTTPVKTVKLVARVTGYLEKRNFKEGEDIAKGDLLFIIEQEPYRIAVRAAEANVVKAQATLENAKTYLKRVRSVRRGAVSQSDLDKAQSDVLTAEASMLEAQANLEKAELNLSYTEIRSPFNGRIGLVTVNEGNLVSPETGALATLVQMDPMYVLFTVSSAAVLTEFQNQIKKGKATTFTPKIMLPNGTFYPFEGLEDFVSHIVDEKTGTITIRAVFSNPSKNVIPGKANIPHTIRLLMPGQFVKVIVQRDEVRSEKVIPQIAIQEDQQGKFVLIVDSENRVHKRPIKVGEKHGVKWIVKEGLEVGERVISEGLQKVRPGVTVDTSSSALKPGNK; this is encoded by the coding sequence ATGATTCAAAAACGGAATTCAATTTTGCTGAATAAAAAAAATCAGTTCTTTATATATTTAGGCATTTTACTGACGACCACTTTAATGGGATGCCAACAGGAAAAAAGTGCAGCCACTCCGGAACCCAAACGGCCCCCACCTGCTGTAACGGTGGCTCCCGTTGTTCTCGAAAAGGTCATTCGCACCCATGAGCTGGTTGGGCGCACAACACCAGTCAAAACGGTGAAGCTGGTAGCCCGTGTGACGGGGTACCTTGAAAAGAGAAATTTTAAGGAAGGGGAGGATATCGCCAAAGGCGATCTTCTTTTCATTATAGAACAGGAGCCGTATCGAATCGCGGTAAGAGCGGCAGAGGCCAATGTAGTGAAAGCCCAGGCCACGTTGGAAAATGCCAAAACCTATTTAAAGCGCGTTCGTTCCGTTCGAAGAGGGGCTGTGTCCCAATCCGATCTGGACAAGGCACAGAGTGATGTTCTTACAGCTGAAGCCAGTATGCTGGAAGCCCAGGCCAATCTGGAAAAAGCGGAGTTGAACCTGAGCTACACCGAAATCCGGTCCCCCTTCAATGGTCGCATAGGTCTTGTAACAGTCAATGAAGGCAATCTGGTCTCGCCGGAAACCGGCGCCCTCGCCACCCTGGTTCAAATGGACCCGATGTATGTCCTTTTTACCGTGAGTTCCGCTGCTGTACTCACTGAATTTCAAAACCAGATAAAGAAAGGAAAGGCCACAACCTTCACTCCCAAGATCATGTTGCCCAATGGAACTTTCTATCCCTTTGAGGGCCTGGAGGATTTTGTCAGCCATATTGTGGATGAAAAAACGGGGACAATCACAATCCGCGCTGTATTTTCAAACCCCAGTAAGAATGTAATACCTGGCAAAGCCAATATACCCCACACTATTCGTCTGCTAATGCCAGGGCAGTTCGTCAAAGTGATTGTACAGCGCGATGAAGTTCGCTCCGAGAAAGTCATTCCCCAGATCGCGATTCAGGAAGACCAGCAAGGTAAGTTCGTCCTGATAGTCGACAGCGAGAACCGTGTTCACAAGCGGCCCATCAAGGTCGGAGAAAAACATGGGGTGAAGTGGATCGTTAAGGAAGGACTGGAAGTCGGAGAACGGGTCATTTCGGAAGGGCTCCAGAAAGTGAGACCCGGGGTAACCGTCGACACTTCATCATCCGCGCTCAAGCCTGGAAATAAATAA